From the Lentimicrobium sp. L6 genome, one window contains:
- the infC gene encoding translation initiation factor IF-3 translates to MNHYISAPVVRMVGENIEPGIYNLREALDLAEKQGLDLVEISPTANPPVCKVIDYKKFLYDQKKKQKEIKAKTAKVVVKEIRLGPHTDEHDFNFKLKHAEKFLEEGAKVKVDVFFKGRNIIYKDQGELQLLKFAQALEEFGKVENLPKLEGKRMIMMIAPKKKK, encoded by the coding sequence ATAAATCATTATATCTCTGCTCCTGTAGTAAGGATGGTAGGGGAAAATATTGAACCTGGGATTTATAATCTAAGAGAAGCTCTAGATCTTGCTGAAAAACAAGGACTCGATTTGGTGGAGATTTCTCCAACTGCGAATCCTCCAGTTTGTAAAGTGATAGATTATAAGAAGTTTCTTTACGACCAGAAGAAAAAGCAAAAAGAAATAAAAGCAAAAACTGCCAAAGTAGTTGTGAAAGAAATCAGATTAGGTCCTCATACAGATGAGCACGATTTCAACTTCAAACTAAAACACGCGGAAAAGTTTTTAGAGGAAGGTGCTAAGGTTAAAGTAGATGTATTCTTCAAAGGAAGAAATATCATCTATAAGGATCAGGGAGAATTGCAATTATTAAAGTTCGCACAAGCTTTGGAAGAGTTTGGCAAGGTTGAAAACCTTCCTAAATTAGAAGGAAAGCGAATGATAATGATGATTGCCCCTAAGAAAAAGAAATAA
- the thrS gene encoding threonine--tRNA ligase → MIKITLPDNSVKEMPDGSTSHDVALTISEGLARNVLAAKVNGLVQDASRPLNDNDSLQLLTWTDDEGKAAMWHSSAHLMAEAIEILYPGVKFGIGPDIENGFYYDVDFGEKVVSEKDLEKIEQKMKELVKQKQTYDRKEVSKAEALKYFEEKGDEYKLELINDLEDGEITFYQTGEFTDLCRGPHLINTSPIKAIKLLKIAGAYWRGDEKRKMLTRIYGITFTKKAELKEHLELLEEAKKRDHRKLGKELELFAFSEKVGKGLPLWLPKGAMLRERLENFLKKVQKRYGYQPVITPHIGQKELYVTSGHYAKYGEDSFQPIKTPVDNEEFLLKPMNCPHHCEIFKTAPRSYKDLPIRFAEFGTVYRYEQSGELHGLTRVRGFTQDDAHIFCMPEQVKDEFKKVMDIIEMIFKALDFKDYLVQISLRDQDNKEKYIGSEENWEYAENAIREVAEERGIPAVVEYGEAAFYGPKMDFMVKDALGRKWQLGTIQVDYNLPERFELEYVGSDNEKHRPVMIHRAPFGSMERFVAVLIEHCGGNFPLWLTPEQLTILPISDKYQKYAEKVFNLMENAEIRAQIDTRSEKMGRKIRDAEMSKIPYMLVVGEKEEETGTVSVRRHGEGDLGTFKVEELIEMIQKEVEEITKFN, encoded by the coding sequence ATGATAAAGATCACATTACCTGATAATTCGGTAAAAGAAATGCCCGACGGTAGTACAAGTCACGATGTGGCTCTTACTATCAGCGAAGGCTTAGCACGTAACGTACTAGCTGCCAAAGTAAACGGACTAGTTCAAGATGCCTCAAGACCACTAAACGATAATGACTCTCTACAACTACTCACGTGGACTGATGATGAAGGAAAAGCGGCCATGTGGCACTCTTCTGCTCACTTAATGGCTGAAGCTATAGAAATTCTTTATCCTGGAGTGAAATTCGGAATTGGACCTGATATTGAGAATGGATTTTATTATGATGTAGATTTTGGTGAAAAAGTTGTTTCTGAAAAAGACCTCGAGAAAATCGAGCAAAAGATGAAAGAACTGGTGAAGCAAAAACAAACCTATGATAGAAAAGAAGTTTCTAAAGCAGAAGCTCTTAAATATTTTGAGGAAAAAGGTGACGAATACAAATTAGAGTTGATTAACGATTTGGAAGATGGTGAAATCACTTTCTATCAAACTGGTGAATTTACTGACCTTTGCCGTGGACCTCACTTGATAAACACCTCTCCTATTAAAGCCATTAAATTGCTTAAGATTGCTGGTGCATACTGGCGCGGTGATGAGAAAAGAAAGATGTTAACTCGTATTTATGGTATCACCTTTACTAAGAAAGCTGAGTTGAAGGAACACTTGGAATTATTAGAGGAAGCTAAAAAACGAGATCACCGTAAGCTAGGAAAAGAATTAGAGCTATTTGCTTTTTCTGAAAAAGTAGGAAAAGGTCTTCCATTATGGTTACCTAAAGGTGCCATGCTAAGAGAACGCCTAGAGAATTTCTTAAAGAAGGTTCAAAAGCGTTATGGATACCAACCTGTAATTACACCTCATATTGGTCAGAAAGAGCTTTATGTTACTTCTGGGCACTACGCTAAATATGGTGAAGATAGCTTCCAACCGATAAAGACTCCAGTTGATAACGAAGAGTTTTTATTGAAGCCTATGAATTGTCCTCACCATTGTGAGATTTTCAAAACAGCACCTCGCTCTTATAAAGATCTTCCTATTCGTTTTGCTGAATTTGGTACCGTATATCGTTATGAGCAAAGTGGAGAACTTCATGGTTTAACAAGAGTAAGAGGATTTACTCAGGATGATGCACATATTTTCTGTATGCCTGAGCAAGTAAAAGATGAATTTAAAAAAGTAATGGATATCATTGAAATGATTTTTAAAGCTTTAGACTTTAAAGACTATTTAGTACAGATTTCATTACGAGATCAAGATAATAAAGAAAAGTATATTGGTTCTGAAGAAAACTGGGAATATGCTGAAAATGCAATTCGCGAAGTAGCCGAAGAAAGAGGGATTCCTGCCGTAGTTGAATATGGTGAAGCCGCTTTTTATGGTCCTAAGATGGACTTTATGGTGAAGGATGCATTGGGTAGAAAATGGCAGTTGGGAACCATCCAAGTAGATTATAACTTACCTGAGCGTTTTGAGTTGGAATATGTAGGTTCAGATAATGAAAAACATAGACCTGTGATGATTCACAGAGCTCCTTTTGGTTCTATGGAGCGTTTTGTAGCTGTTTTGATTGAACATTGTGGTGGAAATTTCCCACTTTGGTTAACTCCAGAGCAATTGACAATTTTACCAATCAGCGATAAATATCAAAAATATGCTGAAAAAGTTTTTAATCTCATGGAAAATGCCGAAATTCGCGCCCAAATTGACACTCGAAGTGAAAAAATGGGTCGGAAGATTCGTGACGCCGAAATGAGTAAAATACCTTATATGCTGGTAGTTGGAGAAAAAGAAGAGGAAACAGGTACTGTTTCTGTTCGAAGACACGGTGAAGGTGATTTAGGAACTTTTAAAGTAGAAGAGCTCATTGAGATGATTCAGAAAGAAGTGGAAGAAATAACTAAGTTTAATTAA
- a CDS encoding T9SS-dependent choice-of-anchor J family protein: MKNYLLILGLALFLNQLSAQTTAVNESFETWPPSDWSEYMYEVGGWEGSILWGSNQGYGGGNCAKHKINNDATDDWLVSPQVDIISDNYELNFFEQSTDLVYYTYQGIYISTGSGDPEDGDFVELAESLQVESTWVEHSIDLSAYNGESIYIAFVYQGATDCWTHWDIDEVTIAPSDLIDGALTEILNPVGINPSPSTENATLKLHNFGSDNITSASIEWSINSIAQTPYTLNGVSIAPGEEINVNIGSYNFASSGDYQIDATLLLDGDINLPNNEITGMYYVSDPKDAKITNIKPNGYLPSAGEQEVIVSLINNGDFLIDDFAIAWSVNEVEQTSYEATGLGLAPGEEAHISIGNYSFADGINNLFAQINLSADDDLTNNSMTSYVAVNMLWESFESDMFPPEMWSADDYPLKDYFYPQPHGPNYYVAMTDNNMFGAISDTLYTPLLNIEDGDVFSFWVNNSAYFTNSDVLIWKDGSTGEVHLIGEIESILEDWTEVTMDISTASGINYIGVVNEMPSSFGTSSYDLFTSTANVHHFDNDLGIKGLDFEYLAKQDEEHVFNVNLRNYGLNTINGSDYSVQIISEAGDIIAEETGINLDSWEEANIIVPHTFTSITDMKVYAKIVFSADEYLENNKSTKHGVYVVPADYQAYDIGQADDVNLNIPFNTGGDTWTLGSDDISQILYYDEELGGTGFLYGITLYYHELHGVGQNLPLDVWIKQTNLENLEGGWIPIEEMQMVFNDSIEVFPGHNSVYIPFDEPILITDNNNVAIQFYQYNPSWPSTACRFYASIIPEGPIRSIRLNDVYELDPYDLPDYFGSHSDHPFTTFIFQNINETGDLNGMVSNESSESIENALISVIEANTETYTNSTGHYNFADLAYTDYTITAEALGYYDQSQEISLDAPEVTADFTMIALPIININGQVFGSNAPSIPLENVLAQLNGYEFLSTNTNTDGQFNFESVYGAHNYTLSLQLTGYDEYIVEIEALEENIDLGEIILTESKLIPFNVYTVAGSNTASIEWEQPIDAESIKLQNDNNTVSYSLTNEPYEDVRLGNYFENNELITITSVEIQFDIYDNATDLVSIDILDEYGELLISSASFLTYNDTILTVDIPNLSIESDFYAMLHWKDNELSTDALAIDYSESVPNSAYIQYPNSDPQLLSDFLGMPVVSALIRVNSLQMSEGKSANEVVSYNIYKGPSHEIHIAPWEWEALNAEPITDLYFIDYNWGSTGSNTFSYAIEAIYTEGNSEFCFSNFVEVITATDDIENMSYSIYPNPTSDLIYLEGLESETIFIYNLQGILLHEQKIDSELEQISLQHLSIGEYLIQIGQNRTTHKIMIHK; this comes from the coding sequence ATGAAAAACTATCTATTAATTTTAGGATTAGCTTTATTTTTGAATCAACTATCGGCCCAAACAACTGCGGTAAACGAAAGTTTTGAAACGTGGCCTCCTTCAGATTGGAGTGAATATATGTATGAAGTTGGAGGTTGGGAAGGATCAATCCTATGGGGTTCTAACCAAGGATATGGTGGAGGAAACTGTGCCAAACATAAAATCAACAACGATGCCACTGACGATTGGTTAGTAAGTCCACAAGTAGATATCATCAGTGATAATTACGAATTAAATTTCTTCGAACAATCCACTGACTTAGTATATTACACCTATCAAGGCATCTATATTTCTACTGGAAGCGGCGATCCTGAAGATGGTGATTTTGTAGAACTTGCTGAAAGTCTTCAAGTAGAAAGTACTTGGGTAGAACATAGCATTGATTTAAGTGCATATAATGGGGAATCCATCTATATTGCTTTTGTTTATCAGGGAGCTACAGATTGTTGGACGCATTGGGATATCGATGAGGTGACCATCGCTCCTAGTGATTTAATCGATGGTGCCTTAACTGAAATACTAAATCCTGTTGGAATCAACCCTAGCCCAAGCACTGAAAATGCGACCCTTAAACTTCATAATTTTGGTTCAGATAATATAACTAGTGCCAGTATAGAATGGAGTATCAATAGTATTGCACAAACACCATATACTTTAAATGGTGTCAGTATCGCTCCAGGCGAAGAAATCAATGTAAATATAGGTTCTTATAACTTTGCTAGTTCTGGAGATTATCAAATAGATGCTACTTTGCTATTAGATGGTGATATCAACCTTCCTAATAATGAAATTACTGGAATGTATTATGTATCCGATCCTAAAGATGCCAAAATCACAAATATTAAGCCTAATGGATACTTACCCAGCGCTGGAGAACAAGAAGTAATCGTATCCTTAATAAATAATGGTGACTTTTTGATAGATGATTTTGCTATTGCATGGAGTGTAAATGAAGTTGAACAAACTTCCTACGAAGCGACTGGTTTAGGTTTAGCACCTGGTGAAGAAGCTCATATTAGCATTGGAAACTATTCTTTTGCAGATGGTATCAATAATCTATTCGCTCAAATCAACTTAAGTGCTGATGACGATCTCACTAATAATTCAATGACAAGCTATGTAGCTGTTAACATGCTATGGGAGAGCTTTGAAAGTGATATGTTCCCACCAGAAATGTGGTCAGCAGATGACTATCCTTTAAAAGACTACTTTTATCCACAACCACATGGTCCAAATTATTATGTAGCCATGACAGACAATAATATGTTTGGAGCCATTTCGGATACCCTATATACTCCCCTTCTGAATATTGAGGATGGTGATGTATTTAGCTTTTGGGTAAACAATAGCGCCTATTTCACAAATAGTGATGTGCTTATTTGGAAAGATGGAAGTACAGGTGAAGTTCATCTCATTGGTGAAATTGAATCAATATTAGAGGATTGGACTGAAGTAACTATGGATATCTCTACTGCATCTGGTATTAATTATATTGGTGTAGTAAATGAAATGCCAAGTAGTTTTGGAACCAGCTCCTATGATTTATTTACTTCTACAGCTAATGTTCATCATTTCGATAATGACTTAGGTATTAAAGGTCTTGACTTTGAATACTTAGCTAAACAAGATGAAGAGCATGTTTTTAATGTAAATTTAAGAAACTATGGACTAAATACCATTAATGGAAGCGATTACAGTGTTCAAATCATAAGTGAAGCTGGAGATATCATAGCAGAAGAAACAGGAATAAACCTAGATTCTTGGGAAGAAGCAAACATTATCGTTCCTCATACTTTTACCAGTATCACCGATATGAAAGTCTATGCTAAAATCGTTTTCAGTGCAGATGAATATCTTGAAAACAATAAATCAACAAAGCATGGTGTATATGTAGTTCCAGCTGATTATCAAGCTTATGATATTGGACAAGCCGACGATGTAAATTTAAATATCCCATTCAATACCGGTGGTGATACATGGACACTTGGATCTGATGATATTTCTCAAATTCTTTATTATGATGAAGAACTTGGTGGAACAGGTTTCCTTTATGGAATTACATTATATTATCATGAATTACACGGAGTTGGCCAAAACCTCCCCCTTGATGTTTGGATAAAACAAACCAATTTAGAGAACCTAGAAGGTGGATGGATTCCTATAGAAGAAATGCAAATGGTTTTTAATGATAGCATAGAAGTATTTCCAGGACATAATTCTGTTTATATTCCTTTTGATGAACCTATTCTAATCACCGATAATAATAATGTGGCTATTCAGTTCTATCAGTATAATCCCAGTTGGCCATCAACAGCATGTAGATTTTACGCAAGTATTATTCCTGAAGGCCCTATTCGCTCTATACGATTAAACGATGTATACGAACTCGATCCTTATGATTTACCAGATTATTTTGGAAGCCATTCTGATCATCCATTTACTACCTTCATATTCCAAAACATTAATGAGACAGGTGATCTTAATGGTATGGTCAGCAATGAATCCAGCGAAAGCATTGAAAACGCATTGATTAGCGTTATAGAAGCAAATACAGAAACTTATACCAACAGTACTGGCCATTATAACTTTGCCGATTTAGCTTATACAGATTATACTATTACAGCCGAAGCTTTAGGTTATTATGATCAATCTCAAGAAATTAGTCTTGACGCTCCAGAAGTCACAGCCGACTTTACCATGATAGCACTACCTATTATCAACATTAATGGCCAAGTATTTGGCAGCAATGCACCAAGTATCCCATTAGAAAACGTTCTAGCACAGTTAAATGGATATGAATTCCTCTCTACCAATACCAATACTGATGGGCAGTTTAATTTTGAATCTGTTTATGGTGCTCACAACTACACGCTTAGTCTTCAATTAACAGGTTATGATGAGTATATCGTAGAAATAGAAGCTTTGGAAGAAAACATTGATTTAGGAGAGATTATTTTAACTGAAAGCAAATTAATTCCTTTCAATGTATATACTGTTGCAGGTTCCAATACTGCTTCTATAGAATGGGAACAACCTATTGATGCAGAAAGCATAAAACTTCAGAACGACAATAATACAGTGAGTTATAGTTTGACTAACGAACCTTATGAGGATGTTAGACTTGGTAATTACTTCGAAAACAACGAACTCATCACCATTACATCTGTGGAGATTCAATTCGATATTTATGATAATGCCACAGACTTGGTAAGTATTGATATTTTAGATGAATATGGTGAACTTTTAATTTCAAGCGCCAGCTTTCTTACTTATAACGATACCATTTTAACAGTGGACATCCCTAACCTCTCCATTGAATCAGACTTTTATGCCATGCTACATTGGAAAGATAATGAACTAAGTACTGATGCTCTTGCAATAGATTATAGCGAATCTGTTCCAAACAGTGCCTATATTCAATATCCAAATTCCGATCCTCAGCTATTATCTGACTTCTTAGGAATGCCAGTAGTTTCTGCCTTAATTAGAGTGAATTCCTTACAAATGTCAGAAGGAAAATCAGCTAATGAAGTTGTTTCATATAATATATACAAAGGACCATCACACGAAATTCATATCGCGCCATGGGAATGGGAAGCTCTAAACGCAGAACCAATTACCGATCTTTACTTTATAGATTATAATTGGGGTTCAACAGGTTCTAATACTTTTTCTTATGCTATTGAAGCCATCTATACAGAAGGAAATTCAGAGTTTTGCTTTTCAAATTTTGTTGAAGTAATAACCGCTACTGATGATATAGAGAATATGAGCTATAGTATTTATCCTAATCCAACTAGCGATTTAATTTACTTAGAAGGATTAGAATCAGAAACTATTTTTATCTATAATCTTCAAGGAATATTATTGCATGAGCAAAAAATAGACTCCGAATTAGAGCAAATATCATTACAACATTTAAGTATTGGGGAATACTTAATTCAAATTGGGCAGAATAGAACGACTCATAAAATTATGATTCATAAATAA
- the rpmI gene encoding 50S ribosomal protein L35 produces the protein MPKMKTKSGAKKRFTFTGSGKIKRKHAYKSHILTKKTKKQKRNLTYAAMVEPCDVPNIKLMLCK, from the coding sequence ATGCCAAAAATGAAAACTAAATCCGGTGCCAAAAAAAGGTTCACCTTTACCGGATCAGGTAAAATTAAGAGAAAGCATGCTTATAAAAGCCACATCTTAACTAAGAAAACCAAGAAGCAAAAGCGTAATTTAACTTATGCTGCAATGGTTGAACCATGTGATGTGCCTAATATTAAGTTAATGCTTTGTAAGTAA
- a CDS encoding RluA family pseudouridine synthase produces the protein MLELVESKRLPKLEDKLRLSDLPAGMFQQVSSRKAFKNAITNGLVHLDGRQAYTADYVSGGEQIEIFKDANHKIKPTIDLKLEVLFEDEYLAVVNKPAGILVSGNKKWTLENTLSSNLTKSNKEGALEFPEPIHRLDYPTSGVLLIGKTKKMVILLNHLFEERQVRKIYHAVTIGKMDQEGVCESEIENKVSKSTYQVLSSLESPKYGFLNLVQLSPHTGRRHQLRIHMAEMGNPIFGDLKYGAEGLISKGNGLFLHASSLRFVHPVTGLELYIEKSLHTKFLKIFPNG, from the coding sequence ATGCTTGAGCTCGTTGAATCAAAAAGACTTCCTAAGTTGGAGGATAAACTAAGGCTTTCAGATTTACCTGCTGGAATGTTCCAGCAAGTATCTTCTCGCAAAGCTTTTAAAAATGCTATAACAAATGGTTTGGTTCATCTTGATGGTCGACAGGCATATACTGCTGATTATGTATCAGGAGGTGAACAAATTGAAATTTTTAAGGATGCTAATCACAAAATAAAGCCGACTATAGATCTCAAATTAGAAGTATTATTTGAGGATGAGTACTTGGCAGTAGTTAACAAGCCGGCAGGTATATTGGTCAGTGGGAATAAAAAGTGGACTTTGGAAAATACTTTGTCATCGAATTTGACAAAAAGCAATAAAGAAGGGGCATTAGAATTTCCTGAACCCATCCACCGATTGGATTATCCTACCAGCGGCGTTTTGTTGATTGGTAAGACCAAAAAAATGGTCATCCTCCTCAATCATCTTTTTGAGGAACGTCAGGTTCGGAAGATATATCATGCGGTCACCATTGGCAAAATGGATCAGGAGGGAGTCTGTGAATCGGAGATAGAAAATAAGGTAAGTAAGTCTACGTATCAAGTACTATCAAGTTTAGAATCTCCCAAATACGGTTTTCTTAACCTTGTCCAACTCAGTCCTCATACTGGCCGCAGACATCAGCTTCGCATTCATATGGCAGAAATGGGAAACCCCATCTTTGGCGACCTTAAATACGGAGCAGAAGGTTTGATTTCTAAAGGCAATGGCTTGTTTTTGCATGCCTCCTCCTTACGTTTTGTTCATCCTGTAACTGGTTTAGAATTATATATAGAAAAGTCTTTGCACACGAAGTTTTTGAAAATATTTCCTAATGGTTAA
- a CDS encoding T9SS type A sorting domain-containing protein — MRKTFYIIILFILGFHQLFAQTNLTEAGDFEVTDLDGNDIHLFDLLDNQGKYVLIDFYFTTCVPCQGAVPKVSEAYEYFGCGEFDIEFIAMDYGNTDEQCHEFDEEFGVAYPSVSGVEGGGTAVCEAYGIPVYPTFVLIAPDHSILEQNIWPIPTAESLIEVLEGYGINQNFCALEADFIAYNNDICAENYMLFHDRSLGEITNWEWTFEGGYPPTSSEENPMIYFPDPGNFDVSLTVSNADSEITYTQEELARVHNCMGTESMAASNLTISPNPSSGIFQVKWAQKESYDITLTDLKGKILYQESSIHNNHNLDISHLKNGVYLLKLNSIHHNEKHKIIIR, encoded by the coding sequence ATGAGAAAAACCTTTTACATTATAATTCTATTTATTCTAGGCTTTCACCAATTATTTGCCCAAACCAACCTAACTGAAGCAGGGGATTTTGAAGTTACCGATTTAGATGGAAACGACATTCACCTATTCGACTTATTAGATAATCAGGGGAAGTATGTCTTGATAGATTTCTACTTTACTACTTGTGTACCCTGTCAAGGAGCAGTACCAAAAGTAAGCGAAGCCTACGAGTATTTTGGTTGTGGTGAGTTCGATATAGAATTTATCGCCATGGACTATGGTAATACCGATGAACAATGTCATGAGTTTGATGAAGAATTCGGAGTAGCATACCCATCGGTAAGCGGAGTAGAAGGAGGAGGAACCGCCGTTTGTGAAGCTTATGGCATCCCTGTTTATCCTACTTTTGTACTTATAGCCCCCGATCATAGTATATTAGAGCAGAATATATGGCCTATTCCTACAGCGGAGTCTTTGATAGAAGTTTTAGAAGGCTATGGTATCAATCAAAACTTTTGTGCCTTAGAAGCCGACTTCATTGCTTATAATAACGATATATGTGCTGAAAACTATATGCTCTTCCATGATAGGTCTTTAGGTGAAATCACTAACTGGGAGTGGACCTTTGAAGGTGGCTACCCTCCCACTTCCAGTGAAGAAAATCCGATGATTTATTTCCCTGACCCTGGTAATTTTGATGTGAGCTTGACGGTTTCAAACGCCGATAGTGAAATTACCTATACCCAAGAAGAATTAGCCAGAGTACATAATTGTATGGGAACAGAATCCATGGCGGCATCAAACCTCACCATTTCTCCAAACCCCTCTTCTGGAATATTTCAAGTTAAATGGGCTCAAAAAGAAAGCTATGATATTACCCTAACTGACTTAAAAGGGAAAATACTTTATCAAGAATCCTCCATTCATAATAATCATAATTTAGATATTAGTCATTTAAAGAATGGAGTATATCTACTTAAACTAAACTCGATCCATCATAATGAAAAACATAAAATAATAATTAGGTAG
- the rplT gene encoding 50S ribosomal protein L20, with protein sequence MPRSVNVVAARTRRKKIMSRVKGQFGRRKNVWTVAKNAYEKGLVYAYRDRKAKKANFRQLWIARINAAARIHGMSYSVFMGKIHKKGIELNRKALADLAMNNEAAFKAIVDAIK encoded by the coding sequence ATGCCAAGATCAGTAAATGTAGTTGCGGCTAGAACAAGACGCAAGAAGATTATGAGCCGTGTCAAAGGACAATTCGGCCGTAGAAAAAATGTTTGGACAGTAGCTAAAAACGCCTATGAAAAAGGTTTAGTATATGCCTACCGCGACAGAAAAGCTAAGAAAGCTAATTTCAGACAATTATGGATTGCACGTATCAACGCTGCAGCACGCATACATGGTATGTCGTACTCAGTATTTATGGGTAAAATCCATAAAAAAGGAATTGAATTGAATCGTAAAGCATTAGCCGATTTGGCAATGAATAACGAGGCTGCTTTCAAAGCCATTGTAGACGCTATTAAATAG